The segment AAGGCTACActtttcttgcagaagacccaggttttgTTTCCAGAATCCATGTCAGGCATCTCACAAGCACTTttcactccagtcccaggggatccaattccctcttgAAGCCTCCTCAGGCACgtgaacacacaaacactcagAAGCACATATATATTAGGTGATGcaaaaaaatcatttcaaaagttaaaataatattATGCTAAATAACACTTAAAACAATAATTGAATATAGGTAACTCATAAAAATTGAGTCTGGCATTACAGTTAACCCAAAACATGTATAAGGCAGGGGTAGGAGGGATAAATGTGTATCTCTCAAGGTTTATACTTACATCAAGGGAAGTAAGAAAACATGTTATTTCAGTCTAGCCTAGTTTGGCTAAACCAACTGAACAAGTAAAGCACAAGAAACAGTCCATTTTATGTTGGCCAATTATTCCTGATTATGAGGCCTACCCTAGACCATTGATGATATACTAAGTTTTATTCCATTGGGGAAAACTGATGTTTGCTCTCCCAATgaatttctaaataaatattcagaattttGAGAATAATTAagtgatttatatttttaaaataacttttcttttctttttttacagctCAAGGGAATcatagatacttttttttttattaacttgagtatttcttatatacatttcgagtgttattccctttcccagtttccgggcaaacatccccctcccccctccccttccttatgggtgttcccctccccaccctccccccattgccgccctcccaccaccagtctagttcactgggggttcagtcttagcaggacccagggcttccccttccactggtgctcttactaggatattcattgctacctatgaggtcagagtccagggtcagtccatgtatagtctttaggtagtggcttagtccctggaagctctggttgcttggcattgttgtacatatggggtctcgagccccttcaagctcttccagttctttctctcatagATACCtttaatgttttcaaaatatatcCTATATGATATCTTAGTGGGCTCTAGAAAGCCATCATAAGAGGGAAAACACACTATACATGTGCCTTCATTttgttccttttcctctttttagaGAGGACAAAAACGTTGGGACTCTGAGATTTCACAACAGATGAGGTAAGAGTGTTCTCCCAAGTCCCTCACATCTGGATTTGTCACCCAAAGCCATTTGATCCTGCAACACTTGGCATGATCAAAACAACAACCACCTTAAATTACCCCCAAATCTCTCAATTCTATAATTTGAAATCAAGAGTTCTGTCATTTCTCTTCCTATTATTGTTACACTGCAGTTTACTCTTTCAAAGTAGAATTGTCAACTACACTAATTCACACACGTATTTTAAAATACCCTCTTCCATGTTTTACTCTTTCTTTGGACTTGAAATATCTTCTACAGACTCCTGTGTTTAAACACTTATTTCCAAGATGGAGCCACTGTTTTGGGAAGTTGTTGTATTTATGGAATATTGGGGACATCAAACAAGTAGATGTGGACCATTGAGTGTGGGCTTATGGATTATATCCTAGACCTTGATTTTGGTTCCACACTCTGCTTCCTGATCCACAAAGATGAGAAGAATTTTTATACACACTCCTATCACTGTAGCTTTTCTCTAATAGTAAAGATTAGACCATTCCTCAACATGATCTACAATGAACCCTGCATCCCTTAATTTGCTTGTgttagatattttgtcacagagatTACAAGGAAATCACTATTTATCTTCTAGCACCCACTATGTGCAGCCACTCAGAATATAGTCACAAATAAACCATGACACAGATGTCAAGGTACAGATCTGTCCTTAGGAAGTGTCTTCAGGAACCAGAGAGGAGTGATTCTACCCTGAAAATTCTTGACTTCTAAACAGGGCTTCTAAGACCAAGCTCGAAGAAACCTACCATAGTGACTTCATGAAACAGTCTGGGAGAGTCAGAGCTTTACAGAGAATCTTGATTCCTTTATCCTTCAGGTCATTGCAGCTGATGTCTAGATGGTTCAGAGTTTTGTTCTTCCTAAGAACATCAGAAAGGTAGTCCCAACATTGCTCACTGAGGGAACAGTTGGCCAAACtgcaggaggaaaggaagggcatGTAAAGGGTGAAAATGTAACATTTCCACAACTTTAcacacaataacaataataaaatattcaagcAAGAGGATGAACTTCTGGTTTATCCAAACACATCACCCTTTGTTTCTTTTGACTCATGTCAGAACTAGTATTGTAACTGGGTAAATTATTGAACATGCTTAGGTTTGGAAGACCTTAACATAAAATCTTAATAATGCCTCAGTCACTGACTCTAATGACACTCTTTAAAGCCATGTCATTATTGTAGTATAGGTAGCCATATCAATGTTATCTTGTGTAATCAACAGTATGAAAAGTATATTTTGCAAAACATTGTGTATGTGATTTAGTTtcaattttgttgctgttataaaaATTATCCTTACAAAATGAATTGTGCAGAGAGGCTCTAAGTTTTTCACTATTCCAGATTGTACTCTCTCAGTGTGTGAAGACAAGAGGGCAGAAACTTCAAATAGCTTATCATATATCTAGAGACAAGGATACAGAGAATTCATACATTTATGTTTTCCATTCTTAAATAATACAGGGCCCAAATTAAGGGTAGTGGTGTTGTCCACCAGGGGCTCAGTCTTTACAGACCAATTAGCATAGTGAAGACAATTCCTCAGTGACATGTTCACTGGCCCACATGATCTAAACACTACTTCATTGAGACTCACTTCTCAAGTGATTCTCcattgtgccaagttgacaggTAACACTAACAATCATCATATGAAATATATAGGTATTGTCAATATGAAATCACTTGGCCTCATCTAAATCTCTAAATCATCTTTCTCTGATGAGGTATAAAAGACCTTAATTTTCTCCTATGTTTGCCTACCCATTCCTTTTAACAATAGTTACAAGGGAGGTACATTCAGTATGAAATGATGTCAATAGATTCATAGGCATTGTTCTCAGTGACTGTCCCAGTTGAGAGTCCATTCTGCATTCCAAGAACAATTTATTGACACAGTGCTATGTACCTGCTATACAAACTTTAGTCTATTCTACAATCTTTTGATTGGTAAGTATGGGTATCAGCAGAATGCATGCATGTGGGGGTCTGAGTCACTGTGCATGTAAAAATCAACATGTACTCAAGAGCAGTTCAGTTCAACATGTGTCCAAACCTGTCCAAACTTTGGACAAGGTGTACTGGTTTCAAAATCCTCCAGTTTTCTTATAATATACAGTACATTTAAACACCAACTAACTGTTCTACCATGTTGAGGAGGGAATAACTAAGAAAAATCTAAAAGTATTAAGTTCAAAACCagtttaaaaagttaaatgattatttttgtttatatgtgtgtatatgacatGTGGTGTGTAGGTAGGtatgcctgtggaagtcagaacaactttttttaaaaaagatttatttattatatattaattatactgtctctgtcttcagacacaccagaaaagggcatcagatcccattacagatggttgtgagccaccatgtggttgctgggatttgaactcaggacctctggaagggtagtcagtgctcttagctgctgagccatctctccagccccagaacagCTTTgtagagttggttttctccttccacctttatgtgcaCTGTTTTGAAGATTgaaattaaatttgaaattttcctgtctcagccttctgcATAGTAGTAACTACAGGGATGCGAAACCAACCATGATGTATATATGCAGGAGTACatggtttaaatattttatttttaattatgttcatTTGTGAATGCTATGTTTGGTCTGTCCATGTTAGTGAGGGAGCCTGTGAAATTTGTTGGATTCTTCAGACATAGAGCTAGTACAAGTTTATTAAGTTGGATACTAGGAAACAAATGGGTCTTCTggaattggaatgtgtgtgttcttaaccatctaaccatctctccaggtccaAGTACTTTTCTATGTTTCTTAGGTTTGTGTTTGAAATTTCTGCAATGGGATTGCATCAATGGGAAGATATTATAACTGATTAATTTGTCTATGTATGTCTGAGAAAATGCCTTGGTCTCTGGACAGGATTACTATAGATGACCTTCTTCAAGTTAGCAGGTCAACATAGAATCTATGACAGTTGTAGGACAAAAGAAGGCAGAACTTCTCAGGCACACTTTGGCAGCATTTTGAGCCCGAGGAAAGAAAGACTGGATAATTGTTCTAGCCTGTTAGGGTGCAAACAATATTTTCACATCAGCACCATTAAGAATCATAGCCATCCTTCACAGGTATCCCTTTCCCACAAGAAATGATCTGTCCTTCACTATTGTGGAATAAACAATATTGGATTAGGGTGCAGTGTCTTAGCCTGTCCCTTGTATGTCTGTGATGTCTAGAAATCTAACAATGTGTATATTTCATGTGTGCTTTTTTATTTGGAGGATAGAGAATGATGATAATGTCTTCCTCAGTGGCCCTCTACCCTGTTTTGATACTGGAACTCAGCAATAAGGCTAATCCTTAAGTTCTAGGACCCAACTATCCTCAGTCCTCAGCTCTACAATAACAGATATTGAGTATTGCTGTTATCAGCATAGAATGTACCATTACCCACTGAGGCTTTTTTCTCAGCTACAAAATTGGCAGATTCTAGTAAACAAAGGCAAGGTTTATACTATTTCCACAGTTCTTCCAGGGTGCACCTCCTTACACCACTTACACTAAGTACTCCAGAACGCAATTTGGGTGGCACAAACCCTCGCACAATGAGGATATTCCTTGGTTCAAATTGTTGGATGCCAAATTAAGAATTTTCAATGTCTTGCTGCTCATCAGGATGGAGCCAAAGATCTTGCAGTCATCAGGTGAAAGCTTACAGTGTGCTACCCTGTAAGGGAAAGGATAacatatttttctctgttttcatgACATTTTTTCTTGTTATCCACATGAAGGTTTGAGACCTCTCAGAAATTGACAATGTTctttattaaacaacaaaaaagtgtttatttttaatgtgaatgAATGTTTGCGTACATGTTTATGTATGCATCAAAATGTATGGCTGGTGCCTAGACAGACAAGAAGGGAGTGCTATATTCCCTAGAACTAGGTTGTAAGCTATGGCGCAGAGTGTGAATACTTCTCTGCATGAGGAGCAAGGACTCTTAACCTACATAGCCATATTTCTAGctcagttttaaaattaatttatttattggtgtgtatgtgtgtgaatacctTAAGATACCATATATAACATATGCTATCTCAGTAAATTTTGATGTGCTGTTTAAGCTGGCTGAAattgaactctttttttaaatctttattaacttgggtatttcttatttacattttgattgttattccctttcccggtttcccagccaaaATTCCCAGAATGTCCTCTAACACTTTTTGTAGGGATGAACTGGCCCCTCTGGATCTCTCATAAGGAGTAGAGATAAAAGTCACATGGTATAGCCCAAGAGTAAAACCACTGTGTTCCTGAGAATGGCTGTATGGTAAGCCAGTACCAACCAAAGTTACTATTGTTTATACCACAGCATGATAATGGCATATAttatgaaagagaagaaaggaaggaactcaTGGGTGGAGAGAATGTTCTACTCTACCTGGAACTCTCAATGGGGAACTCCAGCAAGGCTGTGTCAAGAGCTACCCAGTTATTTCTGCTGCATGATCTGAAGCACCTTTCTTATTCATGCTATTTGCCGATATTACCTATCTgctgttgtttcttcttttacttgGGGTCCAAAATGTACACCCTGTTCCTCATTTCAGATCAGGTGATCAGGATTTTCTCTGACTGTTTCAGTGAGGTTTCCCAAGTCAGTTTCTGCTGGATATATGTAGCCTCTAATATGAGGAtctctctagttttctttctcaTTGGGGTATCCTAGACTCTGATGATGTGTGATGATCTGGTGATAATTTGCTAGCTATTTGTGGTTACTTTCTGTTACTTactactattttaaaatttttttttgctgtaaAGCTCAATAAATTTAATTGTTGGAAAACAAAGTATAGTTATCATAGAACCATACTGAATAACAGTGCCCAGGACAGAAAAATAGAATGAAAGTGTACATACCTAGAACTGTAGTCCTCCATATTCATTAGCACTGTCTTTCTGTCACTAGCTGCAAACCAAGAAACACTATCCTTGCCTCTAATACTACAACCCTGTTCATCATTGAACTTTATATGTAAAGCACCTCACACCCATTTGAATCAAATTCGTGCCACCAACAATATCTGAGATCCATCTAGATATAACCAATAGCCATGGGTTTTTCAACCAGCTTATAGTTAGTCAGAATTTCAACTTTTCAGGTATGAACACCTGGCATGAATAGTTTAGGAAGCACCCATCTTTGAGCAAATGGAGTCATGTAACCATAGACCTTATATGTACCAGTGAGAGTTCTGAGTTCTTAGGTAGGTCAGAAGCCATGAAATCTGAACTAAATCCATGATTTCCAAAGTAGATTACCCATCTAGAAATTAATTTTCATATTCAATAACCAgttcaatttaaataaaatgtaaattagacttatttgttttcatttcacatgggagtgttttgcctgcatgtgtctggGCACTGTATAACATGTGTCTGTAGATATCAGAAGGTATAAGGaactctggaactagagttacagacagtcacGGCTGAGGATTAAACTGTGGTCCTCTGATAGAGCAACAAGTTGTCATAACAACCCAGTGTTTAAAATTACTATCAATTGCAATTATGCACATTGTATGTGCATGTTCAAGTACATATGCTATAACATACAAAAGACAATGTGGTGAGTGTGGAACAaaagaagacaacttgtggaagttggttctctccatgTGAGTTCTGGAATAGAACTCAGATTGTTGAAGTTGGCAGCAACTTCCTTAATCCACTGATCCATCTCATTGACTAGTTGTGATCAGTTCCTAAAGTGAGTACATCTATACATGAACAGTAGAAAAATAGGACACAAGTGCACAAATTAAAAGCTGTTGTCCTGTGGTGGTTTtgatgtcaacctgacacaatctAAAAATCACATAGAAAGGGAGTCTCAATGATGAGTTCTCTAGATGAGGAAGACTTGTGAGCATGTTTATGGACAAATTAAGTTAACTATAGTGGTAAGTCTTGCCCACTGTGGAGGGCACCATTCATCAGGAAGCAGGACACTGACCTATATAGGAGTGAAGAAAGTGAGTTGAGTACTAGCATGGGTGCATCAATCCACCACTCTTTGCTTTTGATTGTTCATGTGATGTTTCCCATTTTCACTCCCCTGGCTTCCCACAGCAACAGCCTATAACCTGATAATTTGAATCCAGtaaaagattattttaattaCTTCTTAGTTCAGACCATTTTTGTCACAGAAAGATAGATCAAAATTAAGATGCCTCCTTTGAGGGGTGTCAGTGAGCTAGGAGAACACAAAAACTTACATAAGTTTTTCTATGTTGCACTCTGCCTGGTTCAAGACATCAAACAATAGTTTCACTCCATTGGGGGACAGGGATGAGCAGCTGAGGTCCAAGTACTGTAAATTGTGATTCTGAATCAACTCAAAGAACATGTGGTTATCACCAAAGAAGTGCACATTATTTGCCCTGCAGAGCGAAGAAAAGTATCCATTAATTTCTATCTAGTCTGAGCTCTTGTCTTTGACAAGATCTTCTATCCATACTGGCCACATAACTCTAATTTTGTAGCCTGGTACCATCTCAGTGCTTCTCAAACTGGGTAAGTTTTCCCTTCCATGTGGGACTCTGAGAAACATATTGAGGCAAGGTTGGCTGTCATATGAGGAAGCTACTGGCATCTAGAATgcagagccctgcacatgctcTCATCATCCTAAAATTCCTGGGACATCCCTCAATGAAGAATGGTCAGCAACAAACATTAGAGGTGTCAAGACAGTGAGATTCCACTTTAGACTATACAAGCCTTCATTTATGCAGTTAGCTGAGAGATGGTAGGAAGGCTAGACTGTTACTTTGGTTTTATGATTAAATCACAATCTACTTTTAACTTACACAAGTTTGCTAAGAGGGAAGCTTGGGTACTTCAGAGATTCATACAAGACCCGAAAAGTTGGCTCACTGAAATTAGTGTCTTTTATTTGGAGTGTCTGGATGTTTTTACTCCTTACAAACACAGAGCATATATCATTccaacaaatgagtagcctttcCCTGTAACAGaggagaaaataatatatttcattGTTAGAAAGTTAATTCAAGGGGAAGGAGAGATCACGCAGTAGTAAAGAGCATTTGTGCTTTTTGAAGAAGACCTAAGGTCAGTTTCCAGCACCAatgtggtggcttacaaccatctgtaactccaattccagggctATTCAACACCTCTTCCAGCCACCATGGTTACAGTATGcacaccatgtgcatgcacacatgtagacaAAAATATTCAGAcccataaaatattaataaacagaTGATAAAACTGCCAGAGGTTTTAGATTGTACTCTTTGATAAAAAGTTAAGCCATTCACAACACATAAATGTAGAAATTGGACTCCCATACTAAGTAATTGTAGTCACCTAAGGTCATTTGACATTTGCAGTTCTTAGACCAGTGGCGAGGTCTGTGTGAGGTTAGCTGTTATAGTGTGTGAACGTAGAGATACAGTTAATACCTATTGGGAAAAGGCCAGAGGATTCTGAGCTTCCTATGCATTGGGGACCAGGCTAGTCATCTGGCATTTAACTATAGCTCTAGAGGATCTGATGACTTCTTCTGGCCACTGAGGCCAtcttcacatgtgtgcatactaACAcgcacccacaaacacacaaaataaaagtgaatcttaaaaaaaatagaaactgttGCTAAAACAGGTGAATTTCTTGTTTCCTCTTATGAGtgctatttcatttttaaaaatttaattgaaATATTCTGTGCCACTAACAATCAAGTTAACagcatttttattgtttgtttacacatacatacatatatatgtgtttatggatATGCAAACATAATAcagtatagatatatatataccccccccacacacacacacccacacacacccacacgacCTGTtgagtctgtttttgttgtttgtgtgtcaGTAGATTTTAGGCTGACAACTCACCATTGGACAATCAGTGTGGGTGAGTTTTGAATGTGTCTGTATAAAGCATaaacacacatggacagactcaggAAATCGGACTGAAAAGAAAGATAGTGGATGGACTCACCTATACTGCTGTTCTAATTCTTCATTCAGGGCATTTTGGGTTGAAAAGGATAGTTTCTTCAGTGTAGAACAGCGTTTCAAGCAATAGGCAGCaacaaaaaaatcagaataataaTTAGCCACGAAGTTAATTTGCTGCATACAATTCACTGCTTTCACGAGGAAGGCGTCATCTTCCATCTCAAACAGACAGTAAAACAATTTCATGCCATCTATTTGTTCTTGGAGTTCTACATTGCCATTTATTGTTTCCAGACACTGATATAACTTATGCCGTATTTTCTGGGACAACTGGTAGCCAAAAAACACTGCTAGCTTTTCTTGTTCTGATTTGTGCAAAAGGCCGAAGATGAAACTGCCCCAAAGAATCCACTgtgtttttactttctttaaaaacataaacaagaCTGTCTCTACACTTTTCACATCCTGGCTAGGGTGGACTCCATGGCTCTTTAGCAGATAAAAGATGGCAGCACAGATCTCCTGAACCGATGGGTGGAGGAATAGGTAAGAATTTTCAAACTCTCTGATCTTTCCAAGCATGCCAATGTCCAATAGTGTGGGGATGTCAGAGTCCATGATTCCATTTCTCCGGAGCGCCTCCTCACTAAACACGAATGTGTCGGTCCACATGCCCTCGGCCGCTAGAGAACACAAGCCCTGCAGCTGGTCTTGGCTTTTCTTACTTGGATATTTGGCACTTTGGGGAATGAATGAATTGAAGATATAAGTGGTATACAGGGAAGTGATATGTCGGCAGATGGAGACTGGGTCTTTTCCCTTCTCTATCTCCTTTTTTAAACAGGTGGCCACCATCCAGCAGAGCAGAGGGGCCTGGCACAGAGTGAATAGCTGCTCATTTTCTCTTACCAAACTGAAGGCCTTCTGGGCTGTGTTCCTATCTTGGAACAATCTGTGGAAACATATCTCAATACTTCTCTCATTGAATGCAGTTGCTGTTTTCACATCTGTGCACCGAATCCTGTCCTCCATTTTCTCAAAAGTCTCTGGGGTAGCGGAGATGAGGAAAGAGGATTCGGGGAGCATCTTCCTCCTGAGCAAACTGCTCAGCAGTAAACTCACGGGCTGCTTCTCCGTGCAGTTACCACACAGCTCCGATTCCTGTTTGGTTAAATCCCATTCCATCCCTTCCAAGCTGTCAATGATAAATAAGAGTTTCTCAGGTTGGGACAGAATCTCCTCTATAGGAGCTGAGGAGATGGGCCACTCTCTGGAGATAAGTTCAGCAAGGCTTGCTGTCTTCAACTGCTTCACATCTTGACAACAAAAGTAGAAGGTGTATGAGAATTTGTTTTGAAACACCAGACCTTTTGCCCAGGCCAGCATTACATTTTTCAACATCAGCGTCTTGCCAATTCCAGCCATGCCTTTCAGGAACACCATGTGTGGCTTCTTTTCATCTCCCTTTGATACAAGAAGGTTCTCAAAAGTATCATAGTCATCCTGAATGACTGTCTCCAGAATGAAATCTTGAATattgatgttgaacattttggaACAATTATGGGACAGCTTCTTCTTCAAGTGTTCTCGATAAAGCTTTGAGTTTTCTGAGTCAGTGAGTCCAAGGGTGGAAGAATCTACAACGTATCAAAGTTAAATTAAACATTCGCCTGAATATTGTTTGATTTCAATAGTTTAATTCTCAGAATGtactattaatttttttatttttaattatgtgattGTTGGtccctgtggaagtcagaggtgtTAAATACACTCTGTCCATGAGCAACAAACACTACATGGACTAGGAACCAAACTGAGGTCATTTGCAAGAGTGAGACATGCCCCTAGCCACTGAGTCACTTCTTTAGCCCTTGTATGACGTATGATTTTAGGAGTATGTAAGCTGTGGGCCCAGAGCAATGCTTGTTTATGTGAGCTTTTTACTGTTCCTGGATCACAGTTGCATTTCTGTGTGTTTCAGGAATGTTATACTATTAAACTGTTATGTAATGTTTCAGAAGCTAGCGCTTGAAGTGGGGTTGCCGTTTCTCCCATTTCAGACCCAAGCATGTGTAAGACCAGTGCCTCCTTGGATTCTTGTTTGGGAACAGGCTGATTCCCAACTCCATAAAAGGAAGTGTAGAGAACAAAAGGGCTCAAAAGTAAAAGTATCACACCCTAGAGATCAGCTAAATCATAAACCATTTCTAGGAGATTTTATGACTGTATGCTTCATGATATAAAATGGCCTGCATTGGGAAAAGTAGTAGGCACTAGAAAAGTGGGACACTCAGCCATGGAGAGACAGCTCAACTGAAGGCTCTAACTGGCTCCAGTTTCCTTATCTGGTTTCTGTTGGATGTTGTGAGAGCAAAATTTTTTTTGACATTAAGAGATCCTGATTTGAAAATGTAACTTCTTACCattatttgcttttttattagGGAATATCATTTCTTAGGATATTCTCTGTGCTGCAGTTGACTGCCTTAAAGAGGATTTGTATCTCCCAATCAATTTATACCAGAAGTTTTTAGGgacaattttgatattttactatcTATGTgtctaaatatgtatgtatgtatgtatgtatgtatgtatgtatgtatgtatgtatgtgtttgtctatCTACCTATTGGCTTATCTATCCagccatttatctatctatctatctatctatctatctatctatctatctatctatcatctatctatttacctatccACTCACTCAAGTAACTACCTACTATTTAGCTCTATCATTTGCTATTTATTATTTAGTTTGACTTGCTATGTACTTAATAAGTGTATTCATTCAAATTCAAAAGTATGGATTTCATAAGTAATACTCTGGGCCAAATACAACACTGTGCTGTGCACAGCTGCTCTACTAGGACAGCAGAAACACAAAGCAGGTGTGGCAGACTGCACTGCTTCCACAAACTCAAACATCAGTGCCTGTCAACCCCTGTCACATTTCAGATCTATACACCTAACAGAGTGTAGTTACACATGGTTTCCATGACagcacaaaaatgaaaaatggtaTTACTATTAACAAGAGATTGACTACATATTAATGAAAACAGGTACCATCACACttccattaaaatatataataatggagctggagagatggctcaggagttaaaagCACTGGAAACTCTGGAAGAAGTCCTGAGAATGGTTTCTAGGACACACGTCATGTGGCTCACATTTGCCTATGACTCAGCTTCCGAGGGATTGGCCTCTGCAGGAACTGCCCCTCtcccacatacatgtgcaatctttgaaaaaataccttaaaaattTCAACATAAACAATCTCCCATATATACggcatgaaaacaaaagaaaacaaaacaaagaattgttAGGGAGCCCAAAGAGAACtaagaggagggaaaaaaagtaAATGGAGAATCACAGTGGGGGAACACTGTAAGCAAAGCacaatgatacacacacacacacacacacacacacacacacacacagagagagagagagaacaatgatAAACACATACCAACTTAAACACATTGTCAGCCAAGTATAccaatttaagttttaaaaggtATGTAAAAAACATAAAAGGGAGGTTGAGCATCAGGGGGAACTTTGGATAATTAAGGCAAATTGTATACCTTCCTAAAAGGTCTTAACAAAGTTTAAAAATCCATGGATGGGGCTGGTAAGTTGTTTTAGGCGCATTTTTCATCAAGTCTGAGGAACTAAGTTTGGTCCTTGACACCCAAATAACAGAAGCAGAACTAACTCTCAGAAGTTATTCTCTGACTCCACTTCTACACGATGGTAAATGcaagtgtgcatatatgtacatataaaaaataaatgtgagaaaagtaaaaaaatgtcaacagtttgattttgtttttgatgaGAAAGAGAACATGGAATGAAGAGCCTAAGGACAGTTAGAAACAAAATCCAGCCTAAAGCTCAGaggaaaactaaaaagaaatatacataagGCATTATATTAAGATATAATACATGAGGGTAAAGAGATGACTGAGTGATGAAAAGCACCCAGAAGACCTGGTTTAGTTCCAAGCATTCCCATGGTAGCAGCCACCTTCTGTAGGTCCAGTACCAGAAAATCtgatgtcttctggcctccaagaatATGAGGCaatgcatgcatgcaggtgctctcacatatacataatatagtTTCTAACTGTTctcatatattttgatcatgaaTTAAAGATTTAATATGTGGGACTAGAATCCCAGAAGAAGGTTGCATAGAAAGAACAGCACTGAGACAAATTTTTAACAAATATAGACTGAATTACTATTCTAGCCACAAAATGAATTCCAAGCAGAATGAACTTAGGAAAAacattaaataagaa is part of the Rattus norvegicus strain BN/NHsdMcwi chromosome 1, GRCr8, whole genome shotgun sequence genome and harbors:
- the Nlrp4f gene encoding NACHT, LRR and PYD domains-containing protein 4F-like isoform X2; translated protein: MASFSSDFSLVWYLKELNQKEFMKFKDFLIQEILELKLKQISWTEVKKASREGLSNLLLKCYGENQALDMTFKILQKINRKDLTKKATREIAENSKLYREHLKKKLSHNCSKMFNINIQDFILETVIQDDYDTFENLLVSKGDEKKPHMVFLKGMAGIGKTLMLKNVMLAWAKGLVFQNKFSYTFYFCCQDVKQLKTASLAELISREWPISSAPIEEILSQPEKLLFIIDSLEGMEWDLTKQESELCGNCTEKQPVSLLLSSLLRRKMLPESSFLISATPETFEKMEDRIRCTDVKTATAFNERSIEICFHRLFQDRNTAQKAFSLVRENEQLFTLCQAPLLCWMVATCLKKEIEKGKDPVSICRHITSLYTTYIFNSFIPQSAKYPSKKSQDQLQGLCSLAAEGMWTDTFVFSEEALRRNGIMDSDIPTLLDIGMLGKIREFENSYLFLHPSVQEICAAIFYLLKSHGVHPSQDVKSVETVLFMFLKKVKTQWILWGSFIFGLLHKSEQEKLAVFFGYQLSQKIRHKLYQCLETINGNVELQEQIDGMKLFYCLFEMEDDAFLVKAVNCMQQINFVANYYSDFFVAAYCLKRCSTLKKLSFSTQNALNEELEQQERLLICWNDICSVFVRSKNIQTLQIKDTNFSEPTFRVLYESLKYPSFPLSKLVANNVHFFGDNHMFFELIQNHNLQYLDLSCSSLSPNGVKLLFDVLNQAECNIEKLILANCSLSEQCWDYLSDVLRKNKTLNHLDISCNDLKDKGIKILCKALTLPDCFMKSLCLKHCQITTRGCQDLAEVLRNNQNLKHLHVSNNKLKDAGVKLLCDAIKHPNCHLVDLGL
- the Nlrp4f gene encoding NACHT, LRR and PYD domains-containing protein 4A-like isoform X1, translated to MASFSSDFSLVWYLKELNQKEFMKFKDFLIQEILELKLKQISWTEVKKASREGLSNLLLKCYGENQALDMTFKILQKINRKDLTKKATREIAENSKLYREHLKKKLSHNCSKMFNINIQDFILETVIQDDYDTFENLLVSKGDEKKPHMVFLKGMAGIGKTLMLKNVMLAWAKGLVFQNKFSYTFYFCCQDVKQLKTASLAELISREWPISSAPIEEILSQPEKLLFIIDSLEGMEWDLTKQESELCGNCTEKQPVSLLLSSLLRRKMLPESSFLISATPETFEKMEDRIRCTDVKTATAFNERSIEICFHRLFQDRNTAQKAFSLVRENEQLFTLCQAPLLCWMVATCLKKEIEKGKDPVSICRHITSLYTTYIFNSFIPQSAKYPSKKSQDQLQGLCSLAAEGMWTDTFVFSEEALRRNGIMDSDIPTLLDIGMLGKIREFENSYLFLHPSVQEICAAIFYLLKSHGVHPSQDVKSVETVLFMFLKKVKTQWILWGSFIFGLLHKSEQEKLAVFFGYQLSQKIRHKLYQCLETINGNVELQEQIDGMKLFYCLFEMEDDAFLVKAVNCMQQINFVANYYSDFFVAAYCLKRCSTLKKLSFSTQNALNEELEQQYRERLLICWNDICSVFVRSKNIQTLQIKDTNFSEPTFRVLYESLKYPSFPLSKLVANNVHFFGDNHMFFELIQNHNLQYLDLSCSSLSPNGVKLLFDVLNQAECNIEKLMVAHCKLSPDDCKIFGSILMSSKTLKILNLASNNLNQGISSLCEGLCHPNCVLEYLVLANCSLSEQCWDYLSDVLRKNKTLNHLDISCNDLKDKGIKILCKALTLPDCFMKSLCLKHCQITTRGCQDLAEVLRNNQNLKHLHVSNNKLKDAGVKLLCDAIKHPNCHLVDLGLEACEITGASSENLSFAFIQCKTLKRLTLKGNAFEISGMVFPPKF